The Flavobacterium sp. 102 genomic interval CATTGGCAACATTCTCGGCAAATGATTTAGAAGTGTCCGGCAAAACCGATGGATTCCAGGCGGAAACCAACATGCGTCTGCTGTTTGGGTTATTTTTTAAAGTCTCGATTAACTCTGCGATTTGGTCGATTTCTTCGCTGTTCCAATTGCGCCATTGGTGACCGTAAACCGGACCTAAATCGCCATTTTCATCAGCCCATTCGTCCCAAATTTTCACACCGTTTTCTTTGAGATACTCAATATTGGTGTCGCCTTTCAAAAACCATAGCAATTCATAAACAATGGATTTTAAATGTAATTTTTTGGTTGTTACCATCGGGAAACCTTCATTCAAATCAAATCGCATTTGGTAGCCAAAAACACTTTTGGTTCCCGTTCCGGTTCTGTCTCCTTTTTGGCAACCGTTTTCCAAAACGTGTTGCACTAAATCATGGTATTGCTTCATAAAATTATTATAAATGTTGAATGTTGAATGATAAATTAATTCAAAAGATTTATTAGTCTTATGCTTTAGCTAAACCATTTAGCATTCAACATTCAAAATAGTTTTAACTTTCTCTCTTCGAAATTTCGTCTCTTATCTTCGCTGCTTTCTCATAATCTTCGTCCTGAACGGCTTTCTCCAAAGCTTCGTGTAGTTCCGAAAGACTCATGCTAACATACAAATCGCCAGCTTTGCCTTCGTTGTCCAATCCGAAAGTTTCCGGGGT includes:
- a CDS encoding thymidylate synthase; amino-acid sequence: MKQYHDLVQHVLENGCQKGDRTGTGTKSVFGYQMRFDLNEGFPMVTTKKLHLKSIVYELLWFLKGDTNIEYLKENGVKIWDEWADENGDLGPVYGHQWRNWNSEEIDQIAELIETLKNNPNSRRMLVSAWNPSVLPDTSKSFAENVANGKAALPPCHAFFQFYVADGKLSCQLYQRSADIFLGVPFNIASYALFTMMIAQVCELQVGEFIHTFGDAHIYNNHFEQVELQLSREPRPLPKMILNPEVKNIFDFTFEDFTLVDYDPHPHIKGAVAV